One Solea senegalensis isolate Sse05_10M linkage group LG3, IFAPA_SoseM_1, whole genome shotgun sequence genomic window carries:
- the napepld gene encoding N-acyl-phosphatidylethanolamine-hydrolyzing phospholipase D isoform X2 yields MEKPSSSGRAALEERTGLVEDVEVLRGAEGGEPARRTSRKNSSSRKSFRLDYRLEEEVTKSCQDKYGRWINPWPTWRFPSYATMLKFFLWDKNHSNVPTNKEVLDSELPVMEPFFVQKRDLSDSNPGLRVTWLGHSTVLVEMDGLNILTDPIFSQRASPVQFMGPKRFRGPPCTVEQLPRIDAVVISHSHYDHLDAGSVASLNARFGGELRWFVPLGLMDWLMKMGCENVMELDWWEENCVPGHDEVTFVCTPSQHWSKRTALDDNKSLWGSWTVLGPDHRFFFGGDTGYCSSFQEIGQRFGPFDLAAIPIGAYLPRDVMKGQHVDPEEAVQIHQDLQAKQSLAIHWGTFALAYEHYLEPPVRLREALEQKGLNPKSFFTLHHGESRLLTSQEGDVFE; encoded by the exons ATGGAGAAGCCATCCTCTTCAGGCAGAGCAGCGCTGGAGGAGAGAACAGGCCTGGTGGAG GATGTTGAAGTGCTAAGAGGAGCTGAGGGCGGAGAGCCGGCTCGTCGGACCTCAAGGAAGAACAGCTCCTCCCGCAAGAGCTTCCGCCTGGATTATCGGCTGGAG GAAGAAGTGACCAAGTCCTGTCAAGACAAATATGGCCGCTGGATCAATCCCTGGCCCACATGGCGCTTTCCCTCCTACGCGACGATGCTCAAGTTCTTCTTGTGGGATAAAAATCACAGCAATGTGCCAACTAATAAAGAA GTCCTGGACTCTGAGCTCCCAGTGATGGAACCATTCTTTGTCCAGAAGCGAGACCTGTCTGACTCTAATCCAGGTCTGAGAGTCACCTGGCTCGGTCACTCCACAGTCCTGGTTGAAATGGATGGATTGAATATTCTGACAGACCCCATCTTCAGCCAGAGGGCCTCGCCTGTCCAGTTCATGGGACCTAAAAGGTTCAGAGGGCCTCCCTGCACTGTAGAACAG CTGCCCAGGATCGACGCCGTTGTCATCAGTCATTCTCATTATGACCACCTGGACGCTGGATCTGTGGCAAGCCTCAATGCACGTTTCGGAGGGGAGCTACGCTG gTTCGTGCCCCTGGGTTTGATGGACTGGCTGATGAAAATGGGCTGTGAGAATGTGATGGAGCTGGACTGGTGGGAGGAGAACTGCGTCCCGGGTCACGACGAGGTCACGTTTGTCTGTACGCCATCTCAGCACTGGAGCAAGCGCACAGCTCTGGATGACAACAAG TCTTTATGGGGCAGCTGGACAGTTTTGGGGCCAGACCATCGATTCTTCTTCGGTGGTGATACTGGCTACTGCTCCAGCTTCCAGGAGATAGGACAACGTTTTGGACCATTCGACCTCGCAGCAATACCTATCGGAGCGTACTTACCCAG ggACGTGATGAAGGGCCAGCATGTCGACCCAGAGGAGGCTGTTCAGATTCACCAGGACCTTCAGGCTAAACAGTCTTTGGCCATTCATTGGGGAACCTTTGCACTTGCCTATGAG CACTACTTGGAGCCGCCGGTTCGTCTCAGAGAGGCTCTGGAACAGAAAGGACTGAATCCAAAATCCTTCTTCACATTGCATCACGGAGAGTCTCGCCTCCTAACATCTCAGGAAGGCGATGTCTTCGAGTAA
- the napepld gene encoding N-acyl-phosphatidylethanolamine-hydrolyzing phospholipase D isoform X1, whose amino-acid sequence MENVLFKSTCLLHTGVFMCRKRLVRFSKSLLQVFFISSRRRYSRCGGVPMEKPSSSGRAALEERTGLVEDVEVLRGAEGGEPARRTSRKNSSSRKSFRLDYRLEEEVTKSCQDKYGRWINPWPTWRFPSYATMLKFFLWDKNHSNVPTNKEVLDSELPVMEPFFVQKRDLSDSNPGLRVTWLGHSTVLVEMDGLNILTDPIFSQRASPVQFMGPKRFRGPPCTVEQLPRIDAVVISHSHYDHLDAGSVASLNARFGGELRWFVPLGLMDWLMKMGCENVMELDWWEENCVPGHDEVTFVCTPSQHWSKRTALDDNKSLWGSWTVLGPDHRFFFGGDTGYCSSFQEIGQRFGPFDLAAIPIGAYLPRDVMKGQHVDPEEAVQIHQDLQAKQSLAIHWGTFALAYEHYLEPPVRLREALEQKGLNPKSFFTLHHGESRLLTSQEGDVFE is encoded by the exons AtggaaaatgtactttttaagtCCACGTGTTTGTTGCACACGGGTGTTTTTATGTGTCGTAAGCGCTTGGTGAGATTTAGTAAATCCCTCCTCCAGGTGTTtttcatcagcagcaggaggcgctACTCAAG GTGTGGTGGTGTGCCCATGGAGAAGCCATCCTCTTCAGGCAGAGCAGCGCTGGAGGAGAGAACAGGCCTGGTGGAG GATGTTGAAGTGCTAAGAGGAGCTGAGGGCGGAGAGCCGGCTCGTCGGACCTCAAGGAAGAACAGCTCCTCCCGCAAGAGCTTCCGCCTGGATTATCGGCTGGAG GAAGAAGTGACCAAGTCCTGTCAAGACAAATATGGCCGCTGGATCAATCCCTGGCCCACATGGCGCTTTCCCTCCTACGCGACGATGCTCAAGTTCTTCTTGTGGGATAAAAATCACAGCAATGTGCCAACTAATAAAGAA GTCCTGGACTCTGAGCTCCCAGTGATGGAACCATTCTTTGTCCAGAAGCGAGACCTGTCTGACTCTAATCCAGGTCTGAGAGTCACCTGGCTCGGTCACTCCACAGTCCTGGTTGAAATGGATGGATTGAATATTCTGACAGACCCCATCTTCAGCCAGAGGGCCTCGCCTGTCCAGTTCATGGGACCTAAAAGGTTCAGAGGGCCTCCCTGCACTGTAGAACAG CTGCCCAGGATCGACGCCGTTGTCATCAGTCATTCTCATTATGACCACCTGGACGCTGGATCTGTGGCAAGCCTCAATGCACGTTTCGGAGGGGAGCTACGCTG gTTCGTGCCCCTGGGTTTGATGGACTGGCTGATGAAAATGGGCTGTGAGAATGTGATGGAGCTGGACTGGTGGGAGGAGAACTGCGTCCCGGGTCACGACGAGGTCACGTTTGTCTGTACGCCATCTCAGCACTGGAGCAAGCGCACAGCTCTGGATGACAACAAG TCTTTATGGGGCAGCTGGACAGTTTTGGGGCCAGACCATCGATTCTTCTTCGGTGGTGATACTGGCTACTGCTCCAGCTTCCAGGAGATAGGACAACGTTTTGGACCATTCGACCTCGCAGCAATACCTATCGGAGCGTACTTACCCAG ggACGTGATGAAGGGCCAGCATGTCGACCCAGAGGAGGCTGTTCAGATTCACCAGGACCTTCAGGCTAAACAGTCTTTGGCCATTCATTGGGGAACCTTTGCACTTGCCTATGAG CACTACTTGGAGCCGCCGGTTCGTCTCAGAGAGGCTCTGGAACAGAAAGGACTGAATCCAAAATCCTTCTTCACATTGCATCACGGAGAGTCTCGCCTCCTAACATCTCAGGAAGGCGATGTCTTCGAGTAA
- the yeats4 gene encoding YEATS domain-containing protein 4, whose amino-acid sequence MFKKMTEFGPDSGGRVKGVTIVKPIVFGNVARYFGKKREEDGHTHQWSVYVKPYRNEDMSAYVKKIQFKLHESYGNPLRVVTKPPYEITETGWGEFEIIVKIFFIDPNERPVTLYHLLKLFQSDSSAMPKKTVVSEFYDEMIFQDPTAMMQQLLTTSRQLTLGAYKHETEFTELEQRTKEKMETAKKRTSQEITELKDKLKASRENINHLKAEIRKLEEEGDHKDH is encoded by the exons ATGTTTAAAAAGATGACTGAATTTGGTCCAGATTCCGGGGGTCGAGTTAAG GGTGTGACTATTGTAAAGCCGATAGTGTTTGGGAATGTTGCCCGCTACTTtgggaagaagagagaggaagatggacacacacatcagtggtCCGTTTATGTGAAGCCGTACAGGAACGAG GACATGTCTGCTTATGTGAAGAAGATCCAGTTCAAGCTGCATGAAAGTTATGGTAATCCACTGAGAG TGGTGACAAAGCCTCCATATGAGATCACAGAGACGGGCTGGGGCGAGTTCGAGATCATTGTTAAGATCTTCTTCATTGACCCCAATGAGAGACCT gtGACTCTGTACCATCTATTGAAGCTGTTCCAGTCCGACTCCAGTGCCATGCCAAAGAAGACCGTTGTCTCTGAATTCTACGATGAAATG ATCTTCCAGGATCCTACAGCCATGATGCAACAGCTACTGACCACATCAAGACAACTCACCCTTGGAGCATACAAGCATGAGACAGAGT tcaCTGAGCTGGAGCAGAGGACCAAGGAGAAAATGGAAACGGCAAAGAAAAGAACCAGCCAGGAGATAACAGAGCTGAAGGACAAACTAAAAGCCAGCAGAGAGAACATCAACCACCTGAAGGCAGAGATCAGGAaactggaggaggaaggagaccACAAGGATCACTGA